Part of the Haliotis asinina isolate JCU_RB_2024 chromosome 8, JCU_Hal_asi_v2, whole genome shotgun sequence genome is shown below.
CCGGGTCTTTCTCAAAATGGTAGCTGCGCCACAGCTATGTGACATTAAAAGATGGTATTCTGGAAAGGTATAACATGTACGTacatcaaaattaacattgtaaAGGATTTTATTGTATTCATAGTCCACATATTCGTGTCGCAAAAACTCGTATTTGTATTTGCTTTGTTGTGACTAGTGACAGCGAGGACTGGCAGCGCATGCGCAGTGTGGTAGACAaaccgttgttgaagatcaagaCTGTCGAAAGCTACGCGGACGTTTTTAACACTATAATCACCGAATTTCTGGACAGATTGGCAAGGCTCAGAGGCCCTGATGGGGTTGTTGAAAACATCGACGTGGAGCTCTTCAACTGGTCACttgaaagtatatttatcagCATTACTTCGTTCTTTTTACTGATTTATTCGTTGCATTTAATTGCATTCTGTAGATCCTGTCCCATCAAGAAGAGTAGGAGAAAGCTGTTATGTTAGTATGTTGCCAGTGTTACATCAGTGCATACGcaaatgcataaaatatgtaattaaaTTACATAAGAGCAAatgcaacattttcaaaatggcaatTCGATTATGATTTTGCAAAGGCAGTTGTAGCATACTCGACAGGTTAGAAGACTGGATATAACTGATACCATTTATTggcaaatatattcatttcattctTCCTTCTGACAATGAAGCTTTCAACAGAAAAAATATACTTTAAAGTCTTTATACAGTGGACAAATTTGGGGGTGTTGCTTTTCAAAGAACTGACATTAATAGTCTTTTAGCTGAAATGATCATATTATTAAATAATGGTTTTTTACCAAAATGGCTTTTACACCAGATAATTTGTCAAATTAACCTTTGTATCAAATAGTTGTTAATCCAAATTTTAAGATCATTTCAAATTTTTTTGTTTCTCAACAATCCCTGCAAAGTTGCATGATGCACCTTAGATAAGGTTAATTTTCTTTTGGAAGAGATCATACGATGTAAACTTTAATTTGGAAATCTAAGAGTTTTACAACGTTAATGTCTTCTATGTAGAGTAGGGGAAAGTTCGTTCAAATCGAAAAGGACAAGTCTTTCTAAAGATTTGTGTGTTCTTTGACAAATTGTTGAAGGTATACTTTTAAGGGAATGGAAATCATTTTGAGGGTGGGGGTTATTTTTTCCAATATGAAGTTGTATCAATGAGTCAGTATTTGATTGCTGGTTATCAGTTACCATCGGTTGATCTCGAGAGGTGCAGTGCGACAGTCAAATTTATAATTCAGCCATTTCCACCGTGCTGTACGACAAACGTATGGGATGCCTGTCCGACGAGCGTTCTGGAGACAGTGAAGAATTTGTGAAAGCCATCCGAGTTATGTTGGAGACAACGGTTGATGTGGGAGTGTTACCTCCAACGCTGGCCAAAATCTTCCGACCTTTCCGATACAGGGATTTCACACGATCCACGGATACTCTGTTCCGTGTAGGTGGGTACAGTGAGTGATTGGGTACAgtttgggtgaatgagtgagtttttttaAGATCAGAAACAGAGCTGTATAAACCTGGAGCTAGTTTAGTGAAACAAAGCAAACTTGACTCTAGTTTCAGAAGCGAACAGCATATTCCAAATATTAAGGGGAGTAtgtggatcgggtggtcaggcattcGTCATCGTAACTTAACGACTCTGATatctgctcatgatatcagtcaccggattgtctgtcTTCAGTCGATTGCTTACAGACAGTCGTGATATAGGTGACAGATGCAACAAACCTGTACGAGTGAATTACCTGTGTTCTAGCACGACAGTGTGTGGACGAAGCTCTGGCTAAACTGAAGGCGAAGACCGGCAGTCTCGATGAGGTTGGATTCCTGGAATATCTGCTTCTGAAAGACACCATTTCCCCCAAAGAAATCTACGCCAACGTCACGGAGTTAATGAGCGCTGCTGTCGACACGGTCAGTTGTCCCAAATGGACTGTTTGCTTGTAGCACATCCAGAACAGCAATTTTGAATTCGACTTACGTCGAATTTCTATATAGATGAAACTTCTCAGAATAGGCTTGAGATAGTGTGTGCCGGCCAGCAGCATTCTAGCAATACAAGGGACTCTAGAAATGGACGTCACTTGTACCCATTTTGGGAGTCAAACGTGGGTGTTTGGTTTGACGAACGAACAAGGGTCATAACATATTGTTACGCTTAACCTAAGTTTTATTTATAACgccatattcaacaatattccatcgaCATTGTGAGTTGGATTTCACACCCCTATGAAAAGTATTCCATTTTCTGTACAATGCAAATGATATAGAACAGAGAGGCAGTTCCAAATGACATCGTTCGCACCTGGGATAGATGACAGTTCTCAACTTTGCAAAGACTTAACACTCGATCCATTACGTTTCCTAAAGCACAGGAGTTAAATCAGGTTTGCTAACAACGTTTTCGAATCTGGAGTTAACTCATTTTTGTTAGCAACGTGGATGAATCTGGAATTAACTTATTTTTGCTAGCAACGCTTTCGAATCTCGAGGTATCTCATTTTCGCTAGCAAGGTATTCAGGGCCTTCATTTTCGAAGgtcccttagcgctaagatagtcgtaagtgccatgcgTCAGCATTAACCTACGTCTATCTCAGGTCTAAGAAAGCTTCGCTCAAATAGCCATAGTAAGGCTTGTAACATCCATATATTTGTTATCGCGTTGACATTGAAGTTGACTTGTGAAGCTAATCTCTTCGAGACATCTGGTCCATCACTTACAGACCTCAAACACCGTCCAGTTCATGCTTTATGAGGTCGCCAAGAACCCGGATGTTCAGAAGAAGCTGAGAGAGGAACTGGAGAGATCGGTGCCCCCAGGAGAAATCCCCACGCCCGTACATCTCAGGACCATGCCCTACCTCAAGGCAGTTATCAAAGAAACGCTCAGGTAATATCAACCAAGATGTAAAGATGTCTCTATTAAAGCACATTCCATCTTTGGTTGGCAATGTATAGACCATGAAAGAATTCTTTggagattcgggttagaacagGACTCCTGCATCCTGTGTTACACGACGGTTACTTAAGAGTCGACCTATTGGATCATGTCGTCTGACCCGGTGACGTGGTtagttgtgtgtcattgtaccCCAACCACGGGAATtattgttcatgatatcaatctaTGGTTTGATTGGTCTAGGATCCGTCAAATAATCCGAATGTTGCTGACAGCTAACCCACAGGCTACTTACTTGCAAACAAGGATATATTGAGCATCGAGATGAACAGTCAAACAGAATGGGGATAGTGAGGCTGGTTCATAGCAAACCAGTTTGCTTTTGGTCCACATATATTGTgtaaaataatgaaacagaaAAACAGCTGCATGTATATAATTGCCTTGGTGAGGCTCACTACTTTTCGATATCCTCTCGTAGAGATAGTGTTCCAGAAGATGTGATATCAGTGAGATCAGGTTTTCCCCTGATCTGTTTGACTAGACGTTTTGTTTATGATAATGCTTGATGAGTGGGTCATCTTTGTCCCAGAGTGGTGGTGGggatagtctaatggttaaagcgttagctcgtcacgctgaagcccttggttcgattcctaacaggggtacaatgtgtgaaatcatttctgatgtcccaggCCCagacattactggaatattgataaaagtgacgtaaaactcacATTGTTCCAGGTTGTACCCAGTCGGGAGTTACGTTGGACGAATCAACCAGCAAGATATCGTTATTTTGGGATATCAGGTTCCGAAAGGGGTATGTACTGACGGATATGTTAACCTAGCTAGTGTTAACCTATTCATTAACCTATGCTTTGGGGTCTATGTGGATTGATGCACTTCATACGTTCGTTTGAACGTCGTGCCTTGAACAGCGGCGGACAGTAAACTCAAATGGGAGCGACATACGTCATGCAACATCAGATAAATCCACGTCATTCATTTTCTCATCAATCGCGAAATAGCAGACGAGTTAAGATAACTTCACTGAGTGACATTTACAAGTTGGCGTTTTGAACGACGAGGCGAGTTCTGCAGATGTACAACTTCGTTATTATCAGCAATAGCTTGATAACGATATTAGTAGCTGCACCGAAACATCTCTCATATTGACTTAGAGATTGAAGTTGAATATCCATGTAGAACGCTCCTCTGTGACAGTACATTTAGagttccccccccccccctagaTTTCTAGCTTTCATTCGGAACGCATCATAAATATTCGTAGAATGACGTGTTACATAATTGCTTCGCGATGTATACATATGTTCTTGTCATGTTGCAAATGTAATGCCAACAGTTCGGATACTTAAGCAGGGGGACATTAAATGGGATGGTGTAGGATTATCGAGACTAAATTGTAGATGATACTTTGAAATAATGGAATTTGTctcaaccaatcacaatccgAAATTTATGTGTAGGAGCAGTCTaggtaaacttatcctcagtactttttgttacactccaccactgagtccaacaaaaccttatggaacgtcgcgtcaggtaacctttgagattgatcaatcagaacacagcttaccaactcgcgaaagtgcacattcgcacataccttttgaactttttatctcgaaaaggttcgtacccgaacgattccgaatgctatttagcgtacatttccaggtgatgcacacggcgtacgtacaaccatgacaaccgTGAGTAatcagtcgctgaaaatagtgttttggcaatattcaggatgttatcttgcggaaatattagctaatggtaaccatatcaGCAGAAACaacaaagcgtatatactgcaggttaCATAACTCTGTTATATGCGGTTTTTTGTTtgcggagagatctgtgtcgatgacctgattattttgaaagtccccccgatccctaaatagtagccttTGTCTGATTTCTTAAacctatttaaccgtctcgcgtttgattggacggacattggttgctcaaaggttacctgacgcgaccttctactagggtttgttagactcagtggtggagtgtaacgaaatacactgagactaagtttacttagactggtgaaGGAGATACCCAATTTATGTCTGCCAGGCAATAAACAGGCCAGGTGTTGACATATTACAACAGTAATGTGAAAACCATTACGTACTCATGGTCAAGcactttggtttggtttggatgTTATTTAACTgtccgcactctgcaatattcttgctgtatggcggtggtttgtaaatctTCATGTgtgaacctgacaatccagggatcagcACGTAGTACTTTGACTACAGCCTTTTACAATGATATATGAAGTATAAAATTCCTTTTCCATTCTTTGGGTcgaaggggtagcctagtggttaaagcgttcgctcgtcacgctgaagacccgggttcgattttccacatggttacaatgtgcgaagcccatttcttgtgacaCCCGCCCATTCGTAACTACACGCCTTTTTCCGTGACCtgccatccggcttgccggaatgacacgagtagttacgaatggacacccatgatattgcaggaatattgctaaaagaggcgtacgtaactaaactcagtcatttTCCCCTTCCTTAGAAAAATGTGGTTGTGTCTTTGCATGCTGTGGGCCGGTCGCCCTCGCTGTACGATGAAGCGGAGACCTTCCGACCTGAACGCTGGATGAGAGAATTGAGAGAAGCCAGTGACAAACCTGCCGCGTTCTCTCATATACCATTTGGCTTTGGACAGAGGATGTGTGTTGGTGAGGTTAAATGGGGTTTTGGTTCAAGCAAATTGTTCAGAAGTCACTTTTTTGTCTCAGCTTTAGCTCAAACCAGCTGTCTGGATATAATTCAGAGTCCGTTATTGTATTAATTACTCATTTTCACGCTACGGATATAtcaactaaaatgtgtgaaatgtcAAGGACGTGTAAGTGACGTCACGACATCAGTTTATGACCATGCATTATTGATCTCCGATGATTTATCAGCTTGGGGAATCGTTCATAAAACATGTATAAACACAGTGTTAGAAAGTCATCCATCTTCCCTTGAATGTAATACAAGATATAGGTGCTCGGGAAGAATTGTATTAGATGCATAAATATAAGTATTTAAGGAAAGGCACTTCCTAACCACTTTGCGAAATgtatagtttccaaattttgctagccagtccGGCTAgctatggctgaaagttactagcccacaaaatactTTACATGCTTAAAATATGAATGTGGACACGGGTTTGTTCATTAAACTGCACGAGtataatgaacatttttatcaggtcaTACTCTTGCATGATTTAACAATTAGGAGACAGTGAAGAATGATCCCATGAAAATTTATTAAGCAGCTGGAACAGTTACTGTGGAGATTTACCGGCCCGACTGGGCACGGGCTAGCGGACCAGTGGGTGTTTCGCACACTGTTCCTGACTTTTTGTTTTGTGCAGATGTTTGATAGATGTCAGATGTTTGATCCATAACAAGTGTCTTGTATTAGACCTTTTGTTGTCAGGTCGGCGTGTCGCGGAACTAGAAATGCAACTCTTGGTGGCACAGGTAGGAACTTTACACAATGAATTTGTCAAATGAAATTCACATGTTTATTGTTAATAATATACGTAACACGCATTTTTCCTCCTGTCATCCACATAGCGTCAAATCTGTATTCTGTTTTGTCAGATGTTACAGCGATTTGACCTGAAACCAAGTGGTCAGTCTCCGCCGGACATCGTCCAGTTTGTGATCACCAGACCAAAGGATCCTGTCAGAGTCAAACTGATCGACCGACCTCCTCGTTAGAGCAATGTTATATGATATTCTGTGTAGGATGAGGCGAGACTGTGTAGTGCTTCGTTAAACAATTTAGTCAAGGCAGATAAATGTCCTCTATACCACTATTAAGACTTCGTTAAGCCGAATTTATCCACTGATCACTTTTTGTTGGATCTAATGTATTTATCTTTTGTGTTAACCCTGAAATGTATTCCTCCCTTTGTTTTGATCTCCAGCAACCAATTTAAGAGGAGACTGTCGCCTCCTAATctcgtagatcgatactcatgatgtaaatcacttgattgtctggtccagactccatatAAAACGTACTGCGGttatattgccgagtgtggtgttaaacaacaaagagcCTTATGACGAACAATGAGATATATGTTCTACCCTGTTTTGGAGTAATtgtaatcatcatcattatcatcatcctATCGCAATAGACATTGATACATGCTCCCTAGACGtccatgaataaaatatattttcttatcGATTCGTAGAGTTCTTTTTAGCAAAAAGCTACAttcatatactcttcaaaaatgtGTGGGAACTATGCTTTctatgtacgattgtcgaaattttgggagatatatgggattgaatcaatgttgatacaataataatgggtGTTTTTAGAATGCATTACCACAtgggatttcattcaaagcaaagctggagtgggacatgaaaatttcaggattacaattttcagtcagtagtgtatGATTTGACTCTGAAAACCCTgtccatgcacagatgcaagaataTTATCgggaaaaaatggtctacagtgatttaccGAGTTACCataaaaacgtcaagattcaaaATGACTCCCCATTCAcatgtaggaggctcccacgttgtgcacgtgcttctcatgcattgtgtgtgcgtgtgaggaTAACGTGCattgatgctgcatacacaagatgaatgtcattgtaacgttcctcaatgagttttctttctaccagacttcaaagttcatgttcccctactttttttaaaaggacatgtcaatcactggtctAGAAATGATTGTATCTGTGCAtttattgtaattattatttattaaattACCATTATCAAACTATTTTCAGAATTAGTTGTACTGTGTATGACCTAAGACAATTCTTCTCAATATTTCAATGGTGACATGAAAGCATTGGAGTTGCACCAGCTTTGTGAGTCGAAATAGGCCGTAGACGGAATTTAACGCCTACTGAGCCACCATCGTTCTAGCAATGGCGCCAGATGTGACTTATGAACCAGACCAGGGCGATGGGGCAGCTATGCTAGGAGTTgcaaatgctacaagaaaagttacgagaccctgggcttacgagagctttgtgaaacgggcccctggttcGGTTCCattcatgggtacagtgtgtgaagcccatttctggtgtcccccgccatgatattgcttgatgATTGCCGaaggtggtgtaaaactataacCCTCAAACCCTGTTCGTAATGCGGCTCTTTGTTTTCAAGAATTTTACAGTTTTTTGAAAAACTCCAAcatggtgaaatgtacaaaagtATATTTTCAGTCTACTGAATGTACATTTGATGTCACATCAGCATTTTTTCAGCGATATAGCGACGATGAGAAAGCATCACACAAAGAAAACTTATTATGCCTGAGATGTTAGAGTTTAAAAACTGGAAGTCTCCCATGATGCTTTGCATAGTTCCGGCACTAAAGAACCTGCTATAGCTGTCTTGCGAAAGAGGTGCGcgcacacacttacatacacacacatttagTACGGGGATTCGAGACGCAGACAGATCAGCGGGAAAGGGACAACG
Proteins encoded:
- the LOC137295112 gene encoding 1,25-dihydroxyvitamin D(3) 24-hydroxylase, mitochondrial-like — encoded protein: MTHAITRACYSQARGAVVGCVRFRYSTEVGKGRDDFASAKPFNDIPFKKGYPVINNMLEFAGKYGKMHELIWSRHQQLGPIFREKLGVLDSVMITDVEAIGDFLRQEGKYPMRTKVPVWSQYRKQAGEAEGIFMADSEDWQRMRSVVDKPLLKIKTVESYADVFNTIITEFLDRLARLRGPDGVVENIDVELFNWSLETISTVLYDKRMGCLSDERSGDSEEFVKAIRVMLETTVDVGVLPPTLAKIFRPFRYRDFTRSTDTLFRVARQCVDEALAKLKAKTGSLDEVGFLEYLLLKDTISPKEIYANVTELMSAAVDTTSNTVQFMLYEVAKNPDVQKKLREELERSVPPGEIPTPVHLRTMPYLKAVIKETLRLYPVGSYVGRINQQDIVILGYQVPKGKNVVVSLHAVGRSPSLYDEAETFRPERWMRELREASDKPAAFSHIPFGFGQRMCVGRRVAELEMQLLVAQMLQRFDLKPSGQSPPDIVQFVITRPKDPVRVKLIDRPPR